A stretch of the Gracilinanus agilis isolate LMUSP501 chromosome 4, AgileGrace, whole genome shotgun sequence genome encodes the following:
- the ARHGEF2 gene encoding rho guanine nucleotide exchange factor 2 isoform X1: MKEAKDARYTNGHLFTTISVSGMTMCYACNKSITAKEALICPTCNVTIHNRCKDALANCTKVKQKQQKAALLKNSTALQSVSLRSKTTIRERPSSAIYPSDSFRQSLLGSRRGRSSLSLSKSVSTTNIAGHFNDESPLGLRRILSQSTDSLNMRNRTLSVESLIDEGAEVIYNELMSDFETDEKDFAADSWSLAVDSSFLQQHKKEVMKRQDVIYELIQTELHHVRTLKIMTRLFRTGLLEELQLEPALVQGLFPCVDELSDIHTRFLSQLLERRRQALCPGSTRNFVIHRLGDLLISQFSGSSAEQMRKAYSEFCSRHTKALKLYKELYARDKRFQQFIRKVTRSTVLRRHGVQECILLVTQRITKYPVLIDRILLHSRGNEEEHRDLTTALGLVKELLSAVDQEVHELEKGARLQEIYGRTDSRAQAPVPGKGPFIREELLRRKLLHDGCLLWKTATGRFKDVLMLLMTDVLVFLQEKDQKYIFPALDKPAIISLQNLIVRDIANQEKGMFLISAAPPEMYEVHTASREDRNTWIRVIQQSVRVCPSREDFPLIETEDEAYLRRIKMELQQKDRALVELLQEKVGLFAEMTQFQAEEDGGGGGPLPTLPRGLFRSESLESPRGERLLQDAIREVEGLKDLLVGPGLDLPLIPRELGLSLEPDSSGNTSPGVTTNGETRTFNGSIELCRADSDSSQRDRNGNQLRSPQEEALQRLVNLYGLLHGLQAAVAQQDTLMEARLSEGPERREKLVLSRANSRDGDVGRAGGAPVAPEKQATELALLQRQHALLQEELRRCRRQGEERAAEAGGLEARLRESEQARARLERETEEVKKRLAALGQAEPLSVEAPWARRPLDPRRRSLPAGDALYLSFTPPSQVCRGHDRLDLPLSTRSIHRTFEDRDGPELGSPEERLQDSSDPDTGSEEESCSRLTPPHSPRDFPRMQDIPEETESRDGEPIASES; this comes from the exons atgaaagaagCCAAGGATGCCCGCTATACTAATGGGCACCTTTTCACGACCATCTCTGTATCAGGCATGACGATGTGCTATGCTTGTAACAAAAGCATCACAGCCAAGGAAGCTCTTATCTGCCCAA CTTGCAACGTGACCATCCATAACCGATGTAAAGACGCTCTTGCCAACTGCACCAAGGTCAAGCAGAAG CAACAGAAGGCTGCCCTGCTCAAGAACAGTACTGCTTTGCAGTCAGTCTCCCTTCGGAGCAAGA CCACCATCCGAGAGCGCCCTAGCTCTGCTATCTACCCCTCCGACAGCTTTCGCCAGTCCCTGCTTGGCTCTCGAAGAGGCCGATCCTCCCTTTCCCTGTCTAAGAGCGTCTCCACTACCAACATTGCTGG GCACTTCAATGATGAGTCCCCCTTGGGCCTTCGAAGGATTCTTTCTCAGTCTACAGACTCCCTCAACATGCGAAACAGAACGCTATCTGTGGAGTCTCTCATAGATGAGG GTGCAGAGGTGATTTACAATGAGCTCATGAGTGACTTTGAGACAGATGAGAAGGACTTTGCAGCAGATTCCTGGAGTCTGGCAGTAGACAGTAGCTTTCTACAGCAACACAAAAAAGAGGTGATGAAGCGCCAAGATGTCATCTATG AGCTGATCCAGACAGAGCTGCACCACGTGAGGACATTGAAGATCATGACCCGGCTGTTCCGAACGGGGCTGCTGGAGGAGCTACAGCTGGAGCCAGCCCTCGTACAAGGCCTTTTTCCTTGTGTGGATGAGCTCAGCGACATCCACACCCGCTTCCTCAGCCAACTGCTGGAACGTCGACGCCAAGCTCTTTGCCCAGGCAGTACCCGAAATTTTGTTATCCACCGGCTGGGGGACCTGCTGATTAGCCAg TTCTCAGGCTCCAGCGCAGAGCAGATGCGTAAGGCCTATTCTGAGTTCTGTAGCCGCCATACCAAGGCACTCAAACTCTACAAGGAACTCTATGCTCGAGATAAGCGCTTTCAGCAATTCATCAGA AAGGTGACCCGTTCCACGGTGCTTCGACGGCATGGGGTGCAGGAATGCATCTTGTTGGTGACACAGCGTATCACCAAGTACCCTGTACTCATCGACCGGATCCTGCTGCATTCCCGTG GCAATGAAGAGGAACATCGAGACCTGACAACAGCCTTGGGGCTGGTGAAGGAGCTGCTGTCAGCAGTAGACCAAGAGgtacatgagctggagaagggagctCGCCTGCAGGAGATCTATGGACGCACAGATTCTCGTGCCCAGGCCCCAGTGCCCGGCAAGGGGCCCTTTATCCGAGAAGAGCTTCTACGTCGAAAGCTGCTACATGATGGTTGCCTGCTCTGGAAAACAGCCACAGGGCGCTTCAAAG ATGTACTGATGCTGCTGATGACAGATGTGCTAGTGTTCCTTCAGGAGAAGGACCAGAAGTATATATTTCCTGCCTTG GATAAGCCAGCAATAATCTCACTGCAGAACCTAATTGTTCGGGACATTGCTAACCAGGAGAAGGGGATGTTTTTGATTAGTGCTGCTCCCCCTGAGATGTATGAGGTCCACACAGCCTCCAGAGAGGATCGAAACACATGGATCCGGGTCATCCAGCAGAGTGTGCGTGT ATGCCCATCCAGAGAGGACTTCCCCCTGATTGAAACAGAAGACGAGGCCTACCTTCGACGGATCAAAA TGGAACTGCAGCAAAAGGACAGGGCACTGGTGGAGCTTCTGCAGGAGAAGGTGGGACTCTTTGCTGAGATGACCCAGTTCCAGGCAGAAGAAGATGGAGGGGGTGGAGGGCCACTGCCTACCTTGCCTCGTGGCCTATTCCGTTCTGAATCCCTGGAATCCCCTCGTGGGGAGAGATTGTTGCAGGATGCTATCCGTGAAG TGGAGGGTCTGAAGGACCTGCTAGTTGGGCCTGGGCTAGATTTGCCCCTGATCCCACGGGAATTAGGCCTGTCTCTAGAGCCTGACAGCAGTGGCAACACCAGTCCTGGGGTCACTACTA ATGGTGAAACAAGGACCTTTAACGGTTCCATTGAGCTCTGCCGAGCTGACTCAGACTCAAGTCAGAGG GATCGAAATGGGAACCAGTTGAGATCTCCTCAGGAG GAGGCCCTACAGCGACTAGTCAACCTTTATGGACTTCTCCATGGCCTTCAG GCAGCCGTGGCTCAGCAAGACACCTTGATGGAGGCAAGGCTTTCTGAGGGCCCCGAGCGACGGGAGAAGCTAGTGTTGTCCCGGGCCAATTCTCGAGATGGGGATGTAGGCAGGGCCGGAGGTGCCCCTGTGGCTCCAGAGAAGCAAGCCACAGAGCTGGCCCTGCTGCAGCGACAACACGCCCTGCTCCAAGAGGAGCTCCGTCGATGCCGACGGCAGGGGGAAGAGCGGGCAGCTGAGGCAGGCGGGTTAGAGGCTCGGCTTCGGGAAAGCGAACAGGCCAGGGCCCGGCTGGAGCGGGAGACCGAAGAGGTGAAAAAGCGACTGGCTGCCCTGGGTCAGGCTGAGCCACTCTCAGTTGAGGCGCCCTGGGCCCGCCGACCTCTGGACCCCCGGCGTCGAAGCCTCCCTGCTGGGGATGCCCTCTACTTGAGCTTCACCCCCCCTTCCCAG GTATGCCGAGGCCATGACCGCCTAGATCTGCCCTTGTCTACTCGCTCTATTCATCGGACctttgaggacagagatgggCCTGAGCTAGGCAGTCCCGAGGAGCGACTTCAAGATAGTAGTGATCCTGATACTGGCAGTGAAGAGGAGAGCTGTAGTCGCTTGACCCCACCACATAGCCCTCGAG ATTTCCCCCGAATGCAGGACATCCCAGAGGAGACTGAGAGTCGAGATGGAGAACCTATTGCCTCAGAGAGTTAA
- the RXFP4 gene encoding LOW QUALITY PROTEIN: relaxin-3 receptor 2 (The sequence of the model RefSeq protein was modified relative to this genomic sequence to represent the inferred CDS: inserted 6 bases in 3 codons; substituted 2 bases at 2 genomic stop codons): protein MAGVEEFLEACAMFFSGFSASRPGLASRGGWLFWHNSQYSQDVHTQYLYWVNASSGEVLSMSDAAVPADSLAFIVALACELVGLIGLLGNLAVLWVFCGCHQGTSHLMTDTFIFSLAWLTXGLALTLPFWAAKSALDFHWPFCGXLCKVVLIGTVLSVYASVFFITALSIVLYXMVTMATGPGSYRSSSXTFGASLVAWVTAAAATIPKAIFGAESEVGGIQLCLLHFPSGRWQSAYHLQWAFVVPNXVIATSYLMLLALLRQQRLRQRNRVVAHSIRIIIVTFFLCWFPNHIVTLWGVLVKFDLVPWDNTYYALHTYVFPLTICLAHCNSCLNPVIYCVLCQEAQQALVKALRRLWTQLPGGGQVQPEQVALRKRRKQEVVDTNKGSGLSTTLTSLDKKKRRPSTTEAVPLPPFLTSLGHQNLAPKPGEELF from the exons ATGGCGGGAGTGGAGGAGTTTCTTGAGGCATGCGCAATGTTCTTTTCCGGTTTCTCGGCCTCTCGCCCCGGACTTGCCTCTAGAGGAGGATGG CTGTTCTGGCACAACAGTCAATACTCTCAAGATGTCCACACCCAATATTTATACTGGGTCAATGCCTCCAGTGGTGAGGTGCTAAGCATGAGTGACGCTGCAGTACCAGCTGATTCCTTGGCATTCATAGTTGCCCTAGCCTGTGAACTGGTGGGACTGATAGGTCTCTTGGGCAACCTGGCTGTGCTGTGGGTTTTCTGTGGGTGTCATCAAGGTACCTCACATCTGATGACTGACACTTTCATCTTCAGCCTGGCATGGCTGAC TGGGTTGGCCCTTACCCTCCCCTTTTGGGCAGCCAAGTCTGCCCTGGATTTCCACTGGCCTTTTTGTGG ACTCTGTAAGGTGGTTCTGATAGGCACTGTCCTTAGTGTTTATGCTAGTGTCTTCTTCATCACTGCTCTGAGCATAGTCCTGTACTGAATGGTGACCATGGCTACTGGACCAGGTTCTTACCGTTCATCCTCCTGAACCTTTGGAGCCAGCCTGGTAGCATGGGTAACAGCAGCTGCTGCAACAATCCCCAAAGCAATCTTTGGGGCTGAAAGTGAGGTGGGTGGAATTCAACTGTGCCTGCTCCACTTCCCTAGTGGTCGCTGGCAGAGTGCTTACCATTTACAGTGGGCCTTCGTGGTGCCCAA TGTCATTGCAACAAGCTATCTGATGCTGCTGGCACTCCTTCGGCAGCAACGGCTAAGGCAGAGGAACAGAGTGGTAGCCCACTCTATCCGGATTATTATTGTGACCTTTTTCCTCTGCTGGTTCCCCAACCATATTGTCACACTCTGGGGAGTCCTGGTGAAGTTTGACCTCGTGCCTTGGGACAACACCTACTATGCCCTTCACACTTATGTCTTCCCCCTTACTATTTGCCTGGCACACTGTAACAGCTGCCTCAACCCTGTGATCTATTGTGTCCTGTGCCAGGAGGCCCAGCAGGCACTGGTCAAGGCCCTGAGGCGGCTATGGACACAGTTGCCTGGTGGGGGACAAGTCCAGCCAGAGCAAGTAGCCCTTCGTAAGAGGAGAAAGCAGGAGGTGGTGGATACCAATAAGGGCAGTGGACTTTCTACCACTCTCACCAGCctggataagaaaaaaagaagacccTCCACCACAGAAGCTGtacccctccctcccttcctaacATCTTTAGGACACCAGAATCTGGCACCCAAGCCTGGGGAAGAGCTGTTCTGA
- the ARHGEF2 gene encoding rho guanine nucleotide exchange factor 2 isoform X2: MTGKAKNREKEKMKEAKDARYTNGHLFTTISVSGMTMCYACNKSITAKEALICPTCNVTIHNRCKDALANCTKVKQKQQKAALLKNSTALQSVSLRSKTTIRERPSSAIYPSDSFRQSLLGSRRGRSSLSLSKSVSTTNIAGHFNDESPLGLRRILSQSTDSLNMRNRTLSVESLIDEEVIYNELMSDFETDEKDFAADSWSLAVDSSFLQQHKKEVMKRQDVIYELIQTELHHVRTLKIMTRLFRTGLLEELQLEPALVQGLFPCVDELSDIHTRFLSQLLERRRQALCPGSTRNFVIHRLGDLLISQFSGSSAEQMRKAYSEFCSRHTKALKLYKELYARDKRFQQFIRKVTRSTVLRRHGVQECILLVTQRITKYPVLIDRILLHSRGNEEEHRDLTTALGLVKELLSAVDQEVHELEKGARLQEIYGRTDSRAQAPVPGKGPFIREELLRRKLLHDGCLLWKTATGRFKDVLMLLMTDVLVFLQEKDQKYIFPALDKPAIISLQNLIVRDIANQEKGMFLISAAPPEMYEVHTASREDRNTWIRVIQQSVRVCPSREDFPLIETEDEAYLRRIKMELQQKDRALVELLQEKVGLFAEMTQFQAEEDGGGGGPLPTLPRGLFRSESLESPRGERLLQDAIREVEGLKDLLVGPGLDLPLIPRELGLSLEPDSSGNTSPGVTTNGETRTFNGSIELCRADSDSSQRDRNGNQLRSPQEEALQRLVNLYGLLHGLQAAVAQQDTLMEARLSEGPERREKLVLSRANSRDGDVGRAGGAPVAPEKQATELALLQRQHALLQEELRRCRRQGEERAAEAGGLEARLRESEQARARLERETEEVKKRLAALGQAEPLSVEAPWARRPLDPRRRSLPAGDALYLSFTPPSQVCRGHDRLDLPLSTRSIHRTFEDRDGPELGSPEERLQDSSDPDTGSEEESCSRLTPPHSPRDFPRMQDIPEETESRDGEPIASES, from the exons AACCgggaaaaagagaagatgaaagaagCCAAGGATGCCCGCTATACTAATGGGCACCTTTTCACGACCATCTCTGTATCAGGCATGACGATGTGCTATGCTTGTAACAAAAGCATCACAGCCAAGGAAGCTCTTATCTGCCCAA CTTGCAACGTGACCATCCATAACCGATGTAAAGACGCTCTTGCCAACTGCACCAAGGTCAAGCAGAAG CAACAGAAGGCTGCCCTGCTCAAGAACAGTACTGCTTTGCAGTCAGTCTCCCTTCGGAGCAAGA CCACCATCCGAGAGCGCCCTAGCTCTGCTATCTACCCCTCCGACAGCTTTCGCCAGTCCCTGCTTGGCTCTCGAAGAGGCCGATCCTCCCTTTCCCTGTCTAAGAGCGTCTCCACTACCAACATTGCTGG GCACTTCAATGATGAGTCCCCCTTGGGCCTTCGAAGGATTCTTTCTCAGTCTACAGACTCCCTCAACATGCGAAACAGAACGCTATCTGTGGAGTCTCTCATAGATGAGG AGGTGATTTACAATGAGCTCATGAGTGACTTTGAGACAGATGAGAAGGACTTTGCAGCAGATTCCTGGAGTCTGGCAGTAGACAGTAGCTTTCTACAGCAACACAAAAAAGAGGTGATGAAGCGCCAAGATGTCATCTATG AGCTGATCCAGACAGAGCTGCACCACGTGAGGACATTGAAGATCATGACCCGGCTGTTCCGAACGGGGCTGCTGGAGGAGCTACAGCTGGAGCCAGCCCTCGTACAAGGCCTTTTTCCTTGTGTGGATGAGCTCAGCGACATCCACACCCGCTTCCTCAGCCAACTGCTGGAACGTCGACGCCAAGCTCTTTGCCCAGGCAGTACCCGAAATTTTGTTATCCACCGGCTGGGGGACCTGCTGATTAGCCAg TTCTCAGGCTCCAGCGCAGAGCAGATGCGTAAGGCCTATTCTGAGTTCTGTAGCCGCCATACCAAGGCACTCAAACTCTACAAGGAACTCTATGCTCGAGATAAGCGCTTTCAGCAATTCATCAGA AAGGTGACCCGTTCCACGGTGCTTCGACGGCATGGGGTGCAGGAATGCATCTTGTTGGTGACACAGCGTATCACCAAGTACCCTGTACTCATCGACCGGATCCTGCTGCATTCCCGTG GCAATGAAGAGGAACATCGAGACCTGACAACAGCCTTGGGGCTGGTGAAGGAGCTGCTGTCAGCAGTAGACCAAGAGgtacatgagctggagaagggagctCGCCTGCAGGAGATCTATGGACGCACAGATTCTCGTGCCCAGGCCCCAGTGCCCGGCAAGGGGCCCTTTATCCGAGAAGAGCTTCTACGTCGAAAGCTGCTACATGATGGTTGCCTGCTCTGGAAAACAGCCACAGGGCGCTTCAAAG ATGTACTGATGCTGCTGATGACAGATGTGCTAGTGTTCCTTCAGGAGAAGGACCAGAAGTATATATTTCCTGCCTTG GATAAGCCAGCAATAATCTCACTGCAGAACCTAATTGTTCGGGACATTGCTAACCAGGAGAAGGGGATGTTTTTGATTAGTGCTGCTCCCCCTGAGATGTATGAGGTCCACACAGCCTCCAGAGAGGATCGAAACACATGGATCCGGGTCATCCAGCAGAGTGTGCGTGT ATGCCCATCCAGAGAGGACTTCCCCCTGATTGAAACAGAAGACGAGGCCTACCTTCGACGGATCAAAA TGGAACTGCAGCAAAAGGACAGGGCACTGGTGGAGCTTCTGCAGGAGAAGGTGGGACTCTTTGCTGAGATGACCCAGTTCCAGGCAGAAGAAGATGGAGGGGGTGGAGGGCCACTGCCTACCTTGCCTCGTGGCCTATTCCGTTCTGAATCCCTGGAATCCCCTCGTGGGGAGAGATTGTTGCAGGATGCTATCCGTGAAG TGGAGGGTCTGAAGGACCTGCTAGTTGGGCCTGGGCTAGATTTGCCCCTGATCCCACGGGAATTAGGCCTGTCTCTAGAGCCTGACAGCAGTGGCAACACCAGTCCTGGGGTCACTACTA ATGGTGAAACAAGGACCTTTAACGGTTCCATTGAGCTCTGCCGAGCTGACTCAGACTCAAGTCAGAGG GATCGAAATGGGAACCAGTTGAGATCTCCTCAGGAG GAGGCCCTACAGCGACTAGTCAACCTTTATGGACTTCTCCATGGCCTTCAG GCAGCCGTGGCTCAGCAAGACACCTTGATGGAGGCAAGGCTTTCTGAGGGCCCCGAGCGACGGGAGAAGCTAGTGTTGTCCCGGGCCAATTCTCGAGATGGGGATGTAGGCAGGGCCGGAGGTGCCCCTGTGGCTCCAGAGAAGCAAGCCACAGAGCTGGCCCTGCTGCAGCGACAACACGCCCTGCTCCAAGAGGAGCTCCGTCGATGCCGACGGCAGGGGGAAGAGCGGGCAGCTGAGGCAGGCGGGTTAGAGGCTCGGCTTCGGGAAAGCGAACAGGCCAGGGCCCGGCTGGAGCGGGAGACCGAAGAGGTGAAAAAGCGACTGGCTGCCCTGGGTCAGGCTGAGCCACTCTCAGTTGAGGCGCCCTGGGCCCGCCGACCTCTGGACCCCCGGCGTCGAAGCCTCCCTGCTGGGGATGCCCTCTACTTGAGCTTCACCCCCCCTTCCCAG GTATGCCGAGGCCATGACCGCCTAGATCTGCCCTTGTCTACTCGCTCTATTCATCGGACctttgaggacagagatgggCCTGAGCTAGGCAGTCCCGAGGAGCGACTTCAAGATAGTAGTGATCCTGATACTGGCAGTGAAGAGGAGAGCTGTAGTCGCTTGACCCCACCACATAGCCCTCGAG ATTTCCCCCGAATGCAGGACATCCCAGAGGAGACTGAGAGTCGAGATGGAGAACCTATTGCCTCAGAGAGTTAA